The sequence AGCGCCTCTTCCCACTGGGACAGATCCTCGCCGTCGACGAACACCGTCTGCACGCCCCACCGGGGCAGGATCTCGTTGCACACCACGAAGCACGACCCGAACAGGCTGCGCGCGGCGACCAGCCGATCACCGGCGCCCAGCAGCGCGCCCAATGAGGTGAACACCGCGGCCATCCCGGTGGCCGTCGCGAAACATGCGGGCGCGCCTTCGATCAGGCGCAGCCGCTCCTCGAACATCGAGATGGTCGGGTTGCCGTACCGCGAGTACACATAGCGGTCGATCTCGCCGGTGAACGCCTTCTCGGCCTCGGCGGCCGACGGGTAGACGTATCCCGAGGTGAGGTAAATCGCCTCGGCCGTCTCGTCGAAATGCGACCGCAACAATCCGCCGCGCACTCCGATGGTGCCCGGGCCCACGCCGTCGGGCAGCGGGGCGGGGCGGCGCACCGAGGGCACCTCCTGGCCGCTCATGACTGCCTCCAGGGCAGACCGACAGCCTTCCACCCGGACCCGCCGCGGTGGCGGTGCTGGTCGAGGTCGCCCTCGAACCCGTCGAGAATGTTGTAGGACGGAGCGATACCGGCCGCGGTGGCGGCCTTCGCGGCCGCGATCGAGCGATTGCCCGAGCGGCACAGGAACACCACCGGCCGGTTGGGTGCGGCGCCGACCTTTGCGACGAGGTCGTCGACGAACGCCTCGTTGGTGGTGCCGTCGGTGCGGTTCCATTCGATGAACACGACATCACGCCCCAGCGTGGCCAGATCCGGTACCCCGACGAAGCGCCACTCGGCTTCGGTGCGACAGTCCACCAGCACCGCCTCGGGGACGTCGGTCAGCAGCGTCCAGGCCTCCTCGGGCGTGATGTCTCCGGCATAGCTCACGAACCGAAGTGTCCCACAGCTACCTTGGGCCGGCCGAACAGACCTTCCATGCCCCGTCCTCGCGGACAAAGCTCATGGTCACACTGGTTTTGGTGTCCGGCGCCTTGTCGAAGTGATACGTCGCCTTGGCGCTGGCCCGGTCCCCGTCGACCTTGATGTCGGTGACGTCGTCGACGTAGCGCGCACCCCGCGAGTCGACCGAATTGCGTTGCTCGGCAAGCACATCAGCTTCGGTACCCTGCTCGGCCGCGCAGGTGTAGGTGCGGAAGTCGGCGTAGCTGAGTCGCTGCAGCGCGTCGTTCTGGCCGACCGCCGCGCGGGCCACCTGCTGCTCGGCCGACGGCTCGTCGTCGCCCAACAGGTTGAACAGCGCGATTACGATCACGATGAGCACCACCACGCCCAGCGCCGCCAGAAACGGCGTCATGGTCGGCCGGTCGGCAGGGGTCTGCTCGGACACGGCTACCAGAGCCCGCGCAGCGCGGTGGTGACCCGCTTGGCGCGGTCGCGGGCCACGATCGGATCGGCCGCGGTGGCCAGGGCCACCCCCAGGCGGCGCGGGGTCTCGCCGTCGTCGGGCCGGTTGAACAACCGCACGTCGCTCTCGGCGACGGTCAGCGCGTCGGCGAGCGCGACCTGCGGATCGACGTGCGAGCCGGTGGTCGGCTCGGCGCCGGCGTAGACCACCTCGGCGGCCGCCGGGGAGACCATGATCGTGTCGACCGGCAGCCCGAGGATCGCCCGGGCATGCAGCTCGAACTCCGAAAGTCGTTGGGAGCGAAGCGTCACCAGGCCGCTGTCGTGCAGCCGCGGGCGCACGCTGTCGAAGTACACCTCGTCGCCGCGCACCAACAGCTCGACGCCGAACACGCCGCGCCCGCCCAGCGAGTTCACGATGCGCGCGGCGATCGATTTCGCGACGTCCAGCGCGGCAGGCGGCATCGGCTGCGGCTGCCAGCACTCCAGCACGCCGCCGTCGACCTGGCGGTGCCCGATCGGCTCGCAGAAGTGCACGGCCGGCCCGGTCGGTCCGGTGGTGCGGACGGTCAGCAGGGTGATCTCGAAGTCGACGTCGACGACGGTCTCGGCCATCACCCGGTTGTGCGGGATCCGGCCGGCCACCACCGCGCGCTGCCAGGCGGGCTCGACATCCTCGGCGCGTAGCAGCACCGACTCGCCCTCGCCCGGTGCCGCCGCGACCGGCTTGACCACCAACGGAAAACCGGCGTGCTGGGCCACCGCGGTCAGCTCCTCGACTGAGCCGGCAAACCAGAACGGCGCGGTGGGCAGGCCGAGTTCGTCAGCCGCCAGCCGGCGCAAGCCCTCGCGGTCCAGCGACAGCCGCGTGCTGCGCGGTGTCGGAAACACCTCGACGTCGCCGCGCTCGGCGACGGCGATCAACGCGTCCGCGGCGATCAACCCCGCCTCGGCCACGACGTAACGCGGGCTCTCCTTCTCGATCAGCGCGGTCAACGCGTCGGCGTCGTTCATCCGGGCCACGACGGCCCGATCAGCCACCCCGTGCGCCGGCGCGTCGGCGTAGCGGTCCACCGCGATGACCTCGGCGCCCAGCTGCTGAAAGGCCAGCGTGAGCTCGCGGCTCAGTTCGCCGGCGCCGAGCAGCATCACCGTCGAGCGCGCTGCCGCGGGCTGCGCCGGCGTGTCGTCCTCAGTCATGTCACTCATGGCGAGGTCCACCCTGCCAGATGCCGGGCCAACGGGTTCAGGCCCGGCTCTGAAATATTGGAGGACATGTCGCGACGCGTGTCCTGGACACTGGCAGTTCTCGTGATCGCCCTGTCCGGGGTCCTGATGGCACTGGCCGGCAGCGACGAATCGAGCAGCCGCTCGCCGGTGCCGGTGCCCGACAGCGCCGAGTCCGCCCGGGTCGACGAGCTGCGCGCGCAGTTCCCCGGCGGTGACAGCGCGCCGGCGATCATCGTCGTCACCCGTGCGGACGGCGCCGCGCTGAGTTCGGCCGATCTCGACGCCGTCAACCAGAACTGGCCGGCTCAAGTCTCGTCCGACGGCCAGGCGGCGCTGGCGGCCATGCCGATGGACGCCGACCTGTCCGGCTTCGAGCTCACCGACGCGGTGACCGAGCTGCGCGAGGACGCCGCCGAAGGGCTGCCGCCGGGGCTGCGCACGGAGGTCACCGGCGGCCCGGCGTTCGGCGCCGACATCGCCGACTCGTTCTCGGGCGCCAACATCACCCTGCTGGCGGTGACGGCCGCCGTCGTCGCGCTGCTGTTGATCATCACCTACCGCTCCCCGGTGTTGTGGCTGGTGCCGTTGGCGGTGATCGGGTTCGCCGACCGGGTGGCCGCGGTGCTCGGGACCGCCGTCGCGCAGGCCCTCGGCATGACGCCGGACGGGTCGACCGGCGGTATCACCAGTGTGCTGGTGTTCGGGGCGGGCACCAACTACGCGTTGCTGCTCATCTCGCGGTACCGAGAGGAGTTGGGCCGCAACGATAACCACCGCGTGGCGCTGGCGGTCGCGGTGCGCCAGGCCGGCCCCGCGATCCTGGCGAGCAACGCGACGGTGGTGCTGGCACTGTTGACGCTGTTCTTCGCCTCGTCGCCGAGCGTGCGCAGCCTCGGGGTGCAGGCCGCGGCAGGTCTGATCGTCGCGGCGGTGTACGTGCTGCTGGTGTTGCCGCCGCTGCTGGCGCTGTTCGGCAGGCGGTTGTTCTGGCCGTTCATTCCGCGGGTCGGCGCCAAACCCCTTACCGACAGCGGGATCTGGCACCGCATCGCCGAATCGGTGGCTCGCTGGCCCGGCAGCGTGGCGGCGGTGTCGATTGCGGGGCTGGCACTGTTGTGCATCGGGGTGTGGAACACGCCGGTCGGGCTGTCGCAGACCGAACAGTTCCGGGTGCAGGCCGAGTCGGTCGCCGGATACGAGCGCCTGTCAGAGCACTTCCCCAGGGGCCTGACCGACCCGGCCCACGTCGTCGCCCCGACCGAACGCGCCGCCGACGTCGAACAGGCGATCGTCGCCACCCCCGGCGTGGTGTCGGTGACCCAGGCGGGCCAAAGCGCCACCGGGCTCACGCAGTGGTCGGTGGTGATCGACGCGGAACCGGCGTCAGACGAGGCGTTCACCGTCGTCGACGAGCTGCGCGCCGCGGTGGGCGAGGGCGCCCTGGTCGGCGGATCGGACGCCACCGCGCGCGACGCCAGCGCCGCGGCGGGCCATGACCGGTTGGTGGTGGTGCCTGCGATTCTGGTGGTGGTGCTGGCGGTGTTGTATGTGCTGCTGCGGTCGGCGCTGGCGCCGCTGGTGCTGGTGGCGGTGACGGTGCTCAGCGCGCTGGCCGCGCTCGGGCTGGGTGGCTGGGCCAGTGTGCACCTGTTCGGCTTCCCCGCGCTGGACAACAACGCGCCGCTGTTCGCGTTCCTGTTCTTGGTGGCCCTCGGCGTGGATTACACGATCTTCCTGGTCACCCGCGCCCGCGAGGAGACGCCCGAGCATGGCACCCGCGACGGCATCGTGCGTGCGGTTTCGGCCACCGGCGCGGTGATCACCAGCGCGGGGATCGTGCTCGCGGCGGTGTTCTGCGTACTGGGCGTGCTGCCGCTGATCGTGCTGACGCAGGTGGGCATCATCGTCGGCCTCGGCATCCTGCTGGACACGTTCCTGGTGCGGACGGTGATCATCCCGGCCTTGTTCACGCTGATCGGGCCGCGCATCTGGTGGCCGGCGCTGCGCGGCGCCTCCGGCGCCGATACCGCCCAACGGGACATTTCGGCGGGAAAGTGCGAGTAAAACCGCCCAAAAGGTAGATCTCGCGGCGCTCGGGTGCGCGGGTAACGTCTAGGCATGACCCAGGCTGCCGAACTTCCGCCGCTGCACATGCGGCGCGACGGGCTGGAGCCGACGCCGGCGTTGCGTGAGATCCGGGAACGCACCGGGATCCGCACGGTGACGAACTCGTTCGGCATGCAGGTGTACCTGATCACCCGGCACGACGACATCAAGGCCGTGCTCTCGGACCACGAACGGTTCTCCAACACTCGCCCGCCCGGCTTCGTGCTACCCGGCGCGCCAACGGTTTCCGACGAGGAGTTGACCAGGGCACGTGCGGGCAACCTGCTCGCCCTCGACCCGCCCGAGCACCAGCGGCTGCGGCGCATGCTCACCCCGGAGTTCACCATCCGGCGGATGAAGCGGCTGGAGCCGCGCATCGCGGAGATCGTCGACCAGCAGCTCGACGCCATGGCCGGTACCGGCCCGCCCGTGGATCTGGTGCAGACCTTCGCGCTCCCGATTCCGTCCCTGGCGATCTGCGAACTGCTCGGCGTGCCCTACGACGACCGCGACGAATTCCAACAGCGCAGCGCACGCCAACTCGACCTGTCCACACCCATTCCCGAACGGCTGGAGTTGCAGCGACAGGGCCGCGCCTACATGGCGTCGCTGGTCGAGCGAGCCCGGCGAGAGCCCGGCGACGACATCCTCGGCCTGCTGGTGCGTGAGCACGGCGCCGAGCTCAGCGACGACGAGCTCGTCGGCGTCGCCAGCCTGCTGCTGCTCGCCGGCCACGAGACCACGTCGAACATGTTGGGACTGGGCACGCTGGCCCTGCTGCGGCATCCCGACCAGCTCGCCGCGGTGCGCGACGACCCCGACATCGTCGCGCCCGCAGTGGAGGAGCTGATGCGCTGGTTGTCGATCGTGCACAACGCGATCCCGCGATACACCACCACCGACGTCGAGGTGGCCGGGGTGAAGATCCCGGCCGGTGAACTCGTGTTCGTCTCGCTGCCGTCGGGCAACCGCGATCCGGACTTCATCGACTCGCCCGAGGTGCTCGACATCCGGCGCGGCGCCATCGGGCACCTCGGGTTCGGCCACGGGGTGCATCACTGCCTCGGCGCGCCGCTGGCGCGGATGGAGATGCGTATCGCGTTTCCCGCACTGCTGCGCCGCTTTCCGACCCTGGCGCTGGCCGAGGACTACAACGAGGTGCAGTTCCGGGCGTTTCACTTCATCTACGGTCTGAAATCATTGAAGGTGACATGGTGAGAGTGCAAGCCGATCGCGACGTGTGCATACAGGCCGGTAACTGCGTGATGGTTGCCGGCGCGGTGTTCGACCAGGACGACGACGGCATCGTGACGGTCCTGGTCGATGAGGTGCCTGACGATCAGCTGGCCAATGTGCAGGAAGCCGTCAAGCTGTGTCCGTCGCAAGCGCTCCGGTTCGTCGAGTGAGCAGCGAAGACCGCTCCCAACTAAGTGGCGCCAGCACCAGAAGGCCCGAAGTGCAGTAGCGCCCTACTTAAAGCGTCACGACACCTCGACGGCAAAGTACCCCAAAGGCGCGACCTCCGGTTGACACGTCCGGAAGGGGTATGGCCATGACCAGAATTCGACGAGGTGGAGACAACGCGCGAGGCCATCTCCAAACGTACGAGCAGAAGTCAGCTCCCACGCCGCAAATCCTCGCCGCTCTCGCAGCGGGCATGTTGACGGTAACCGGCGGCGTCACAGTGGAAAACGTTTCCAGTGCGGTAGATGTGTTACCCAAAGCTGCCAGCCACGGAAACAGCACGACACGAAATGTCACCGACATTCATCCGGCGATGCTGGCCGCATCGACACCGTTGAACGCCGGCGGAAGCTCGGCACCGGTCATCGTGGCCACACTCGGCCTACTCGCCCCGTCCCCGGCCCCGCCGACAGCATCCGGCTCCGCCGCCGATCCAGCACGGGTTTCCATCAATAGGTCCCAACCGAACTTCTTTGCCCCGCAGCGCTTTCGGATCGCCTCCGCACTCTTGGGTGATGGGATCTCTGCAACGCGAGCTGCGAACCCCTCAGCTGCGCTGGTGGGCGGGACCAACTTCGTCCACCTGATCGGACCCGGCGGATGGCTGATCGGCAATGGTCTCGACGGCGACGAGCCGGGTGAGGACGGCGGCCCTGGAGGCCTTCTGTGGGGTAACGGAGGCAAGGGCGCGGATGGCGCGCCCGGACAAGCCGGTGGAAACGGCGGCCGCAGTGGGCTGTTCGGCAATGGCGGCGCAGGAGGGACGGGTGGCCTGGGCGGCCCCGGGCGGCAACGGCGGGGACGCGCAACTGTTCGGCAATGGCGGCGCAGGAGGGGCGGGCGGTGCAGGCTCCCCCGGTGCAGATGGCGTCAACCCGGCGTGGGACGGTGTCAGCGTCGCCGGAACGGGCGCCGACGGTATCGATAGTCCGGCCAATTCCTCGGCCGGAACGAACGGCTACGACGGTTACGACGGTCGCGCGGGATTCGCCGGCGGCGACGGCGGCGACGGCGGAGTTGGTTTCAATCCAGGCTTTCTCGTAGGTGCCCAAGGAGGCCACGGCGGCGCCGGCGGCAACGGAAGCCCTGGAGCGCCGGGGGGTGATGGTGGCGCAGGCGGAAATGCCACTATCGCGACCGAGAGCATTCCTCAGCCCGCAGTGGCAGGCCGCGGCGGCGACGGCGGCGCCGGAGGCACCGGTGCACGCGGGGGTGACGGCGGCAACGGCGGCAATGGCTTCGTCGACTGCGAGGGCTGCAGCGCTGTCGGCGGCGACGGCGGCGATGGTGGCCCAGGTGGCGCCGGTGCCGCTGGCGGCAACGGAACCGCCGGAGCACCTGGCGGCAACGGCGGCCGCGGCGGCGTGTTCGGCGGCACAGGCGGTGCAGGCGGGCCCGGCGGCCGGGGCGGAGATGGTGGCGACGGCACTGACGGCGGCAACGGCGGCAACGGCGGCGTCGCTGGTCATGGCCAGGGCGGAATCGAGGTTCCCGGCCAGGGCGGTGCCGGCGGCACGGGCGGAGCCGGCGGCGCCGGTGGCGCAGGCGGTCCGGGTGGCAAAGGGGGCACCGGCGGGCCGGCCGGGGTATTCGGTCAGCCAGGCGCCAACGGCAGTCCAGGACAAACGGGCACTCCCGGAGACAGCGGCGAGAACGGAAGCGATGGTGCCGACGGAGAAAGCGGGGACGTCTAACGGTCGAGGTCGATGACACCGGCCCGAGTGAGCAGCAGCACGCTCACGC comes from Mycolicibacterium pulveris and encodes:
- a CDS encoding MMPL family transporter, whose translation is MSRRVSWTLAVLVIALSGVLMALAGSDESSSRSPVPVPDSAESARVDELRAQFPGGDSAPAIIVVTRADGAALSSADLDAVNQNWPAQVSSDGQAALAAMPMDADLSGFELTDAVTELREDAAEGLPPGLRTEVTGGPAFGADIADSFSGANITLLAVTAAVVALLLIITYRSPVLWLVPLAVIGFADRVAAVLGTAVAQALGMTPDGSTGGITSVLVFGAGTNYALLLISRYREELGRNDNHRVALAVAVRQAGPAILASNATVVLALLTLFFASSPSVRSLGVQAAAGLIVAAVYVLLVLPPLLALFGRRLFWPFIPRVGAKPLTDSGIWHRIAESVARWPGSVAAVSIAGLALLCIGVWNTPVGLSQTEQFRVQAESVAGYERLSEHFPRGLTDPAHVVAPTERAADVEQAIVATPGVVSVTQAGQSATGLTQWSVVIDAEPASDEAFTVVDELRAAVGEGALVGGSDATARDASAAAGHDRLVVVPAILVVVLAVLYVLLRSALAPLVLVAVTVLSALAALGLGGWASVHLFGFPALDNNAPLFAFLFLVALGVDYTIFLVTRAREETPEHGTRDGIVRAVSATGAVITSAGIVLAAVFCVLGVLPLIVLTQVGIIVGLGILLDTFLVRTVIIPALFTLIGPRIWWPALRGASGADTAQRDISAGKCE
- a CDS encoding PGRS repeat-containing protein; translated protein: MGGTNFVHLIGPGGWLIGNGLDGDEPGEDGGPGGLLWGNGGKGADGAPGQAGGNGGRSGLFGNGGAGGTGGLGGPGRQRRGRATVRQWRRRRGGRCRLPRCRWRQPGVGRCQRRRNGRRRYR
- the purT gene encoding formate-dependent phosphoribosylglycinamide formyltransferase, yielding MSDMTEDDTPAQPAAARSTVMLLGAGELSRELTLAFQQLGAEVIAVDRYADAPAHGVADRAVVARMNDADALTALIEKESPRYVVAEAGLIAADALIAVAERGDVEVFPTPRSTRLSLDREGLRRLAADELGLPTAPFWFAGSVEELTAVAQHAGFPLVVKPVAAAPGEGESVLLRAEDVEPAWQRAVVAGRIPHNRVMAETVVDVDFEITLLTVRTTGPTGPAVHFCEPIGHRQVDGGVLECWQPQPMPPAALDVAKSIAARIVNSLGGRGVFGVELLVRGDEVYFDSVRPRLHDSGLVTLRSQRLSEFELHARAILGLPVDTIMVSPAAAEVVYAGAEPTTGSHVDPQVALADALTVAESDVRLFNRPDDGETPRRLGVALATAADPIVARDRAKRVTTALRGLW
- a CDS encoding ferredoxin, with the protein product MRVQADRDVCIQAGNCVMVAGAVFDQDDDGIVTVLVDEVPDDQLANVQEAVKLCPSQALRFVE
- a CDS encoding cytochrome P450 produces the protein MTQAAELPPLHMRRDGLEPTPALREIRERTGIRTVTNSFGMQVYLITRHDDIKAVLSDHERFSNTRPPGFVLPGAPTVSDEELTRARAGNLLALDPPEHQRLRRMLTPEFTIRRMKRLEPRIAEIVDQQLDAMAGTGPPVDLVQTFALPIPSLAICELLGVPYDDRDEFQQRSARQLDLSTPIPERLELQRQGRAYMASLVERARREPGDDILGLLVREHGAELSDDELVGVASLLLLAGHETTSNMLGLGTLALLRHPDQLAAVRDDPDIVAPAVEELMRWLSIVHNAIPRYTTTDVEVAGVKIPAGELVFVSLPSGNRDPDFIDSPEVLDIRRGAIGHLGFGHGVHHCLGAPLARMEMRIAFPALLRRFPTLALAEDYNEVQFRAFHFIYGLKSLKVTW
- a CDS encoding Rv0361 family membrane protein translates to MTPFLAALGVVVLIVIVIALFNLLGDDEPSAEQQVARAAVGQNDALQRLSYADFRTYTCAAEQGTEADVLAEQRNSVDSRGARYVDDVTDIKVDGDRASAKATYHFDKAPDTKTSVTMSFVREDGAWKVCSAGPR
- a CDS encoding rhodanese-like domain-containing protein, encoding MSYAGDITPEEAWTLLTDVPEAVLVDCRTEAEWRFVGVPDLATLGRDVVFIEWNRTDGTTNEAFVDDLVAKVGAAPNRPVVFLCRSGNRSIAAAKAATAAGIAPSYNILDGFEGDLDQHRHRGGSGWKAVGLPWRQS